A stretch of the Nematostella vectensis chromosome 1, jaNemVect1.1, whole genome shotgun sequence genome encodes the following:
- the LOC5520413 gene encoding uncharacterized protein LOC5520413 produces the protein MNNSLHGTLNSTFIGNLTTTAPTTAAQTKQDVTMRVVFGIIAGLSFFGNLLLCVTIVRKRSMLKKAYNVLILNLAVTDMLSGIFIVATPDYLIDRKTFPYPPGLAGEIYCRLIGSTYILFIFGKASTSTIMCLAIDRWYSIVKPIQYKTTFSKKRLYTYIALIWALSCITQMNELFIATVEEGLCTFVTPPYGAKVERFLILAHVVLTFYIPSIITWVSFAHILYHLRRRTVQRHVNNTKAMHRLLRMCALAAFFLSICWLPTETFFILYKFEAYKLDFTARLVFGVLAMANSCLNPFLYCLTNKEYRREFTKLLCCKSAIEDNSDSRIRGIGFSFTNTVILDREASSSRYEMRRMSSFPSVFSTTSTSPTLRRYSIKADDYEMTEVSAWTVLNESNSNSTSGEMAREGVFAHIAFGIITSLSLVGNILICVVVLRRRRLLRKPYNILILNLAITDLLTGIFLAITPDFLIPERFFLVSVSLAGEVFCRLIASTYALFIFCKASTLTVMCMAIERWYAVVRPVQYKVTFQTRRVCMYIATVWLFSCATQINELFQTKVRDSRCILAVPPYGAQIARILTVVHIGITFFLPVLVTWVTFAHVCSSMGKSRVSFQSHNKGNSAYYVTKKRLVRMCAMTALLLTLCWFPAEVFFILRQFDILVLPHGFYQFTDVLAMFNSCVNPAIYCLSNQEYRRDFLDLFRRDRVEMIPSCRKTTLTLSPDDTRHRRATFTQSPDDNRHRRATLLSVDDNRHRRATFTQSPDDNRHRRATFTQSPDDNRHSRATLLSVDDDRHRRSAAVICQSHCLSIDKKGGP, from the exons ATGAATAATTCTTTGCACGGCACATTGAATAGTACTTTTATCGGCAACTTGACCACCACCGCTCCTACCACTGCAGCACAGACAAAACAAGATGTGACGATGAGGGTGGTGTTTGGCATTATTGCAGGGCTTTCATTTTTTGGCAACCTTCTCCTATGTGTGACAATTGTTCGTAAGCGGTCAATGTTGAAAAAAGCCTACAATGTGCTTATACTCAACCTCGCCGTAACAGATATGCTCTCAG GAATCTTCATAGTTGCTACTCCAGACTACCTTATCGACCGAAAAACATTTCCCTACCCGCCAGGCCTTGCGGGCGAGATCTACTGCCGTCTGATTGGCTCAACCTACATTCTGTTCATCTTCGGGAAGGCGTCCACGTCCACTATCATGTGTTTGGCAATCGACCGCTGGTACTCCATCGTGAAACCCATCCAATACAAAACTACGTTCAGTAAGAAGCGACTGTACACTTACATAGCGCTGATCTGGGCGCTTAGCTGCATCACACAGATGAATGAACTCTTCATTGCTACCGTGGAGGAAGGCTTGTGTACGTTTGTAACACCACCTTACGGCGCCAAAGTCGAACGTTTCCTCATTCTCGCTCACGTGGTCTTAACGTTCTACATTCCAAGCATTATCACGTGGGTGTCATTTGCGCATATTTTGTACCACCTGCGACGCCGAACGGTACAGCGTCACGTGAACAACACCAAGGCAATGCACCGGCTACTGCGCATGTGCGCCCTGGCGGCTTTTTTCCTCTCCATCTGCTGGCTCCCAACAGAGACGTTCTTCATCTTGTACAAGTTTGAAGCTTATAAGCTCGACTTTACCGCGAGACTTGTGTTCGGTGTTCTTGCCATGGCAAACTCTTGTTTGAATCCTTTTCTTTACTGCCTCACCAATAAAGAATACCGGAGAGAGTTTACGAAGCTGTTGTGTTGTAAGTCGGCTATCGAGGATAACTCTGATTCCCGGATTCGCGGGATTGGATTTTCGTTCACAAACACGGTTATTCTTGATCGTGAGGCCTCGTCTAGCCGATATGAGATGAGACGGATGTCGTCTTTCCCGTCGGTTTTCTCGACCACTTCAACATCACCCACATTAAGAAGGTATTCAATAAAAGCAGAT GATTACGAGATGACTGAGGTTTCCGCCTGGACTGTGTTGAACGAGAGTAATTCCAACTCGACGTCGGGAGAGATGGCGCGCGAAGGGGTGTTCGCGCACATTGCGTTTGGCATTATCACCTCCCTCTCGCTGGTTGGAAATATACTCATTTGTGTCGTGGTATTGAGAAGAAGAAGACTGCTCAGGAAACCGTACAACATTCTAATCCTGAACTTAGCCATAACTGATCTTCTAACAG GGATTTTCCTTGCCATTACACCAGACTTCCTTATCCCTGAGCGCTTCTTCTTGGTCTCTGTTAGCCTGGCCGGCGAGGTGTTCTGCCGCCTGATCGCTTCCACTTACGCGCTCTTCATCTTCTGCAAGGCTTCCACGCTGACAGTGATGTGTATGGCTATCGAGCGATGGTATGCGGTCGTCAGGCCTGTCCAATACAAAGTCACTTTCCAGACACGGCGCGTCTGCATGTACATTGCTACTGTCTGGCTCTTTAGCTGTGCAACTCAGATAAACGAACTTTTCCAGACAAAAGTGCGAGATAGTCGGTGCATACTAGCAGTGCCGCCGTACGGTGCCCAGATCGCGCGCATTCTGACAGTCGTGCATATTGGCATTACATTTTTCCTACCCGTTCTCGTTACTTGGGTAACCTTTGCGCATGTGTGCTCAAGTATGGGGAAAAGCCGTGTAAGCTTTCAGTCGCACAACAAAGGGAACAGCGCGTATTACGTCACTAAGAAGCGTCTCGTGCGCATGTGCGCCATGACAGCTCTGCTGCTTACACTGTGCTGGTTTCCGGCGGAAGTGTTTTTTATTCTGCGTCAGTTTGACATCTTAGTGTTGCCCCACGGGTTCTATCAGTTCACTGATGTGCTGGCTATGTTTAACTCGTGCGTCAATCCCGCCATCTACTGTCTGAGTAACCAGGAATACCGCCGGGACTTCTTGGATTTGTTTCGTCGTGATCGCGTAGAGATGATTCCCTCATGCAGAAAAACGACACTGACTCTATCTCCGGATGATACAAGACATCGAAGGGCGACCTTTACGCAGTCTCCGGATGATAACAGACATCGCAGGGCGACGCTTCTGTCTGTAGATGATAACAGACATAGAAGGGCGACCTTCACGCAGTCTCCGGATGATAACAGACATAGAAGGGCGACCTTTACGCAGTCTCCGGATGATAACAGACATAGCAGGGCGACGCTTCTGTCCGTAGATGATGACAGACATCGTCGGTCTGCGGCGGTGATTTGCCAATCTCATTGTTTGTCTATCGATAAAAAGGGAGGCCCATGA